One Leisingera sp. M658 genomic window carries:
- a CDS encoding CoA pyrophosphatase encodes MSEAAQNLANRISAALKHQGGGSSDFDLNPGTELPEGRKLRPAGVLVPISVAGNTPRLILTKRSSALKHHPGQIAFPGGKVDAGDTDACAAALREAWEEIGLPQELPKIIGCLPEHETVTGFSVTPVVALIQEEFTVRPEAGEVAEVFSVPLAHVLDPKKYIIESRRWRGTRRRYYTVPYGSYYIWGATARMLRGFAARMEM; translated from the coding sequence GTGAGTGAGGCCGCGCAGAACCTCGCCAACAGAATTTCCGCCGCCCTGAAACACCAGGGCGGCGGCTCTTCCGACTTTGATCTCAACCCCGGGACCGAGCTGCCAGAAGGGCGCAAGCTGCGGCCGGCCGGGGTGCTGGTGCCCATTTCTGTCGCCGGAAATACGCCGCGGCTTATTTTGACCAAACGCTCATCGGCGCTGAAGCATCATCCGGGCCAGATCGCTTTTCCCGGCGGCAAGGTGGATGCCGGCGACACGGATGCCTGCGCCGCGGCACTGCGCGAAGCCTGGGAGGAAATCGGGCTGCCGCAGGAGCTGCCGAAGATTATCGGCTGCCTGCCGGAGCATGAGACGGTGACCGGATTTTCGGTGACGCCGGTTGTGGCACTGATCCAGGAGGAATTCACCGTGCGTCCAGAAGCGGGGGAGGTGGCCGAGGTATTTTCCGTCCCGCTGGCCCATGTGCTGGATCCAAAAAAATACATCATTGAATCCCGCCGCTGGCGCGGCACCCGCCGCCGCTACTATACCGTTCCCTACGGCTCCTATTACATATGGGGGGCCACAGCGCGGATGCTGCGCGGTTTTGCGGCACGGATGGAGATGTAA
- a CDS encoding CCA tRNA nucleotidyltransferase: MRIDQPWLKDPATQAVCKAVNADGAQVLFVGGCVRNALLGEAVSDMDIATDALPDQVVALAGRAGIKVVPTGIDHGTVTLIKNGIPHEITTFRRDVATDGRRAIVAFSTDITEDARRRDFTMNAIYARPDGEIVDPLDGMADLQRRRIRFIGTAENRIREDYLRSLRYFRFHAWYGDHALGFDPDALAAIAACLEGLATLSKERVGSEMLKLLAAPDPAPSAAAMRQAGVLAQILPGADDRALAPLIHLEAGRAASSIRRLAALGGEGLQEALRLSKAQTSHLQAVREAAAGMAGAGELGYRLGAEQALDALLLRSALLEQPVLPDLESDIALGAKAVFPVKARDLLPDCKGPELGAKLRKLEADWIASGFLLSREQLLDSFH; the protein is encoded by the coding sequence ATGCGGATTGACCAACCCTGGTTGAAGGATCCTGCAACCCAGGCTGTTTGCAAGGCGGTCAATGCAGATGGTGCGCAGGTATTGTTTGTCGGCGGCTGCGTACGCAATGCGCTGCTGGGGGAGGCGGTCTCCGACATGGATATCGCCACCGATGCACTGCCGGACCAGGTGGTGGCGCTGGCGGGTCGAGCCGGGATCAAGGTGGTTCCCACCGGTATTGATCATGGTACCGTGACGCTGATCAAGAACGGCATCCCGCATGAAATAACAACATTCCGCAGGGATGTTGCGACTGATGGCCGCCGGGCAATTGTCGCATTTTCAACAGATATCACTGAGGACGCCCGCCGCCGCGATTTCACAATGAACGCGATTTATGCACGTCCGGATGGCGAGATTGTCGACCCTTTGGACGGCATGGCAGATTTGCAGAGGCGCCGTATCCGGTTCATCGGCACAGCAGAGAATCGCATACGCGAAGACTACTTGCGGTCCTTGCGCTATTTTCGCTTTCACGCTTGGTACGGCGATCACGCGCTGGGCTTTGACCCGGATGCGCTGGCAGCGATTGCAGCTTGTCTGGAGGGGCTGGCCACGCTCTCCAAGGAACGTGTCGGGTCTGAGATGCTGAAACTGCTGGCGGCACCTGATCCTGCGCCCTCGGCTGCGGCTATGCGGCAGGCTGGTGTTCTGGCACAGATTTTGCCTGGCGCCGATGACCGCGCCCTAGCGCCGCTGATTCACCTTGAGGCCGGGCGAGCTGCATCCAGCATCCGGCGGCTTGCCGCGCTCGGGGGGGAGGGCCTTCAGGAGGCCTTGCGGCTCAGCAAAGCGCAGACATCTCATCTGCAGGCGGTCCGCGAAGCTGCGGCCGGCATGGCCGGGGCAGGGGAGTTGGGCTACCGATTGGGTGCGGAACAGGCGTTGGATGCGCTGCTGTTGCGGTCTGCATTGCTGGAACAGCCGGTTTTGCCCGATTTGGAAAGCGATATCGCGCTGGGCGCAAAGGCTGTTTTTCCGGTGAAAGCCCGGGATCTGCTGCCGGACTGCAAAGGCCCGGAACTGGGAGCGAAGCTGCGGAAGCTGGAGGCGGACTGGATTGCTTCAGGCTTCTTGCTCAGCCGGGAACAGCTGCTGGACTCCTTCCACTGA
- a CDS encoding ABC transporter ATP-binding protein, with the protein MFRFFENLIDPYCAHPETNTPPTRLWPFLRDYSTPFKTVFILTALMSVIVAAIEVGLIYYMGRIVDLMSGRPEQVWEAHGTELILVALFILLLRPLIQLLDVVLLNNAILPNFGTLIRWRAHKHVLRQSVGWFENDFAGRIANRIMQTPPAAGEVIFQVFDAITFSLAYLAGAAVLLWVADVRLMLPLGIWFALYALLVMWTVKRVGPASQASSDARSTVTGRVVDSYSNIHSVKMFAHHDNELTYAREAIENTRKTFQAEMRIFTVMDAALVTLNGLLIVGVVGWAIMLWSQGTASVGLVAAATALTLRLNAMTGWIMWALTSFFRQLGVVAEGMETIAHPIDLVDAANADPLQLTKGEIELRSLSHHYGREAGGLDKISLTIQPGEKIGLIGRSGAGKSTLVKLLLRFYDAESGQILIDSQDIRAVTQASLRSRIGMVQQDSALMHRSVRDNLLYGRPDATEEQMIAAAKQAQAHEFILDLEDPQGRKGYNAHVGERGVKLSGGQRQRVTLARVILKDAPILILDEATSALDSEVEAAIQETLYGMMQGKTVIAIAHRLSTIAQMDRILVMDQGRIVEEGSHETLLQAQGLYAQLWARQSGGFLNIEAAE; encoded by the coding sequence ATGTTTCGCTTCTTTGAAAACCTCATTGACCCATATTGCGCCCACCCTGAGACCAACACGCCGCCAACGCGGCTGTGGCCGTTCCTGCGCGACTATTCAACGCCGTTTAAAACAGTCTTTATCCTGACCGCGCTGATGTCGGTCATTGTTGCCGCGATCGAGGTCGGGCTGATCTACTACATGGGCAGGATTGTCGACCTGATGTCCGGCAGGCCCGAGCAGGTCTGGGAGGCGCATGGAACCGAGCTGATCCTGGTTGCATTGTTCATCCTGTTGCTGCGGCCATTGATCCAGCTGCTGGATGTGGTGTTGCTGAACAATGCGATCCTGCCGAACTTTGGCACGTTGATCCGCTGGCGGGCGCATAAACATGTGCTGCGCCAATCGGTGGGCTGGTTCGAGAACGACTTTGCAGGCCGGATTGCCAACCGGATCATGCAAACCCCGCCGGCCGCGGGGGAGGTGATATTTCAAGTCTTTGACGCAATCACTTTTTCGCTGGCCTATCTGGCAGGCGCTGCGGTGCTGCTTTGGGTAGCAGACGTTAGGCTGATGCTGCCGTTGGGGATCTGGTTTGCGCTTTACGCTTTGTTGGTGATGTGGACGGTCAAGCGGGTCGGCCCGGCCAGCCAGGCGTCATCTGATGCGCGCTCTACCGTGACGGGGCGGGTAGTTGACAGTTACTCCAATATTCACTCGGTCAAGATGTTCGCGCATCACGACAACGAACTGACCTATGCCCGTGAGGCGATCGAGAACACCCGCAAAACCTTCCAGGCAGAGATGCGTATCTTCACCGTTATGGATGCCGCACTGGTTACGCTGAACGGGCTGCTGATTGTTGGCGTGGTCGGTTGGGCAATTATGCTGTGGTCGCAAGGGACTGCCTCGGTGGGTCTGGTGGCGGCGGCCACGGCGCTGACCCTGCGGCTCAACGCGATGACCGGCTGGATCATGTGGGCACTGACCTCGTTCTTCCGTCAGCTGGGTGTTGTGGCTGAGGGGATGGAGACCATAGCCCACCCAATCGATCTGGTGGATGCGGCCAATGCGGATCCGTTGCAGCTGACCAAGGGTGAGATCGAACTGCGAAGCCTGTCGCACCATTACGGGCGCGAGGCCGGCGGGCTCGACAAGATCAGCCTGACAATCCAGCCGGGCGAGAAGATCGGCCTGATTGGTCGCTCTGGTGCCGGCAAGTCGACACTGGTGAAGCTGCTTTTGCGGTTTTATGATGCCGAAAGCGGCCAGATCCTGATCGACAGTCAGGACATCCGCGCGGTGACGCAGGCCTCGTTGCGAAGCCGCATCGGTATGGTCCAGCAGGACAGCGCGCTGATGCACCGTTCGGTGCGGGACAATCTGCTTTACGGCCGTCCGGACGCCACCGAAGAACAGATGATAGCCGCCGCCAAACAGGCGCAGGCGCATGAGTTCATCCTGGATTTGGAAGACCCTCAGGGCCGCAAGGGGTATAACGCCCATGTGGGTGAGCGCGGGGTGAAATTGTCGGGCGGCCAGCGCCAGCGCGTGACACTGGCCCGGGTGATCCTGAAGGACGCGCCGATCCTGATTCTGGACGAGGCCACCTCGGCGCTGGATTCCGAAGTCGAGGCGGCGATTCAGGAAACGCTTTACGGCATGATGCAAGGCAAGACGGTGATCGCCATCGCACATAGGCTGTCCACCATCGCGCAGATGGACCGTATCCTTGTGATGGATCAGGGCCGTATTGTTGAAGAAGGCTCGCATGAGACGCTTTTGCAGGCACAGGGACTTTATGCACAGCTCTGGGCGCGCCAGTCCGGAGGCTTCTTGAACATCGAGGCAGCAGAATGA
- a CDS encoding ABC transporter ATP-binding protein, whose protein sequence is MKIGNLIDAFRPADGPPPQRLGAFLHWCLTGAWPMLLLAAAFSALAGAMEAGTAYILGIVIDTAITSGPEQFFSAGNVAVIALALGFFLFVRPVLFGLSAASNAIIVQPNVNPLVLSRLNRWTLGQSVRFFDDDFAGRIAQKQMQTAAAVTSVTTEMISVVAFALASLAGSLALLGSIDWRITGVFLVWLVGYFGLIHWFLPRIRKRSGTRAGARAMVTGQVVDSITNIKTVKLFAHADHEERTAQDAMVSYREKSLQFGYLSASFRFCLMCLAGILPVLLIGATLFLWQAGSATEGDIVAAGAVSIRIAQMTGWVSFTLMAIYSNIGEIENGMKTLSARERVEDTSGAEPLVVSKGGIEFDQVEFAYGRDVGGVQGISLNIKPGEKLGIVGASGAGKSTLVSLLLRLYDGENGRILIDGQDISGVTQNSLRSQIGMVTQETAMFNRSARDNILYGRPDAPEEELIAAAKKAEAHEFITELEDGQGNNGYDAFLGERGVKLSGGQRQRIALARAILKDAPILVLDEATSALDSEVEAAIQAALHRVMEGKTVLAIAHRLSTLSEMDRIIVMDKGRIAESGSHEELLAKAGLYAAFWARQSGGFICTDENKAAAE, encoded by the coding sequence ATGAAGATTGGCAATCTGATCGACGCCTTTCGCCCGGCCGATGGCCCGCCGCCGCAGCGGCTGGGGGCTTTTCTGCACTGGTGCTTGACCGGGGCCTGGCCAATGTTGCTGCTGGCGGCGGCATTCTCGGCGCTGGCCGGCGCGATGGAGGCTGGCACGGCCTATATTCTGGGAATTGTGATCGACACCGCAATAACCAGCGGACCTGAGCAGTTCTTCTCGGCCGGCAATGTGGCGGTGATCGCACTGGCATTGGGATTTTTCCTGTTTGTGCGGCCGGTGCTGTTCGGATTGTCTGCAGCCTCTAATGCAATAATTGTCCAGCCCAACGTGAACCCGCTGGTGCTGTCGCGGCTGAACCGCTGGACGCTGGGACAGTCGGTGCGGTTCTTCGACGATGATTTTGCCGGCCGGATCGCTCAGAAACAGATGCAAACGGCGGCGGCTGTCACCTCGGTCACTACCGAGATGATCAGTGTTGTTGCGTTTGCTCTGGCATCTCTTGCGGGGTCATTGGCCTTGTTAGGCTCTATTGATTGGCGCATTACTGGCGTGTTTCTGGTCTGGCTGGTTGGCTACTTCGGGCTGATCCATTGGTTCCTGCCGCGTATCCGCAAGCGCTCTGGCACACGGGCAGGGGCGCGGGCGATGGTAACCGGGCAAGTGGTGGATTCCATTACTAACATCAAGACGGTCAAATTGTTTGCACATGCTGATCACGAAGAACGCACTGCCCAGGATGCTATGGTCAGCTACCGTGAAAAGTCGCTGCAATTCGGCTATCTCTCGGCCAGCTTCCGGTTCTGCTTGATGTGCCTGGCCGGCATCCTGCCGGTGCTGCTGATCGGCGCGACGCTGTTTTTATGGCAGGCGGGCAGCGCAACCGAAGGCGATATCGTGGCCGCTGGCGCAGTCTCGATCCGGATTGCGCAGATGACAGGCTGGGTCAGCTTCACGCTGATGGCGATCTATTCCAACATTGGTGAGATCGAAAACGGAATGAAGACCCTCTCGGCACGCGAAAGAGTTGAGGATACATCCGGTGCTGAACCGCTGGTTGTCAGCAAAGGCGGCATCGAGTTTGATCAGGTGGAATTCGCCTATGGCCGCGACGTGGGCGGGGTGCAGGGCATCAGCCTGAACATCAAACCAGGTGAGAAGCTGGGGATTGTCGGTGCTTCCGGGGCAGGCAAGTCAACGCTCGTTTCACTTCTTCTCCGGCTCTATGATGGAGAAAACGGGCGTATTCTGATCGACGGACAGGATATTTCCGGTGTAACCCAGAATTCGCTGCGCAGCCAGATCGGCATGGTTACCCAGGAAACCGCCATGTTCAACCGCTCGGCCAGGGACAATATCTTGTATGGACGGCCGGATGCGCCGGAGGAAGAATTGATCGCCGCTGCGAAGAAAGCTGAGGCGCATGAATTCATCACCGAGCTGGAAGATGGGCAGGGCAACAATGGCTATGACGCTTTTCTGGGTGAGCGCGGTGTGAAGCTTTCAGGCGGTCAGCGGCAGCGGATTGCTCTGGCCCGGGCTATCCTGAAGGACGCGCCCATTTTGGTTTTGGACGAGGCAACCTCGGCGCTGGATTCCGAGGTTGAGGCCGCCATTCAGGCCGCCTTGCACCGGGTAATGGAGGGCAAGACGGTATTGGCGATCGCCCACCGGTTGTCGACACTTAGCGAGATGGACCGGATTATCGTGATGGATAAAGGACGGATCGCTGAAAGCGGCAGCCATGAAGAGCTGCTGGCCAAGGCGGGGCTCTATGCTGCTTTCTGGGCGCGCCAGTCCGGTGGGTTTATCTGCACGGATGAGAACAAGGCGGCGGCTGAATAA
- a CDS encoding Hsp33 family molecular chaperone HslO, which yields MTLGSKIAWDDTVLPFQLDASDMRGRVARLDGVLDGILKQHDYPPVVEALVAEMALLTALIGQTISLRWKLSLQVQSKGAVRMIATDYYAPQKEGEIGRIRAYASFDRDRITDSNPFDQVGEGYFAIMIDQGQGTKPYQGITPLSGGSLRACAEAYFAQSEQLPTMFKMSFGKSSEPGVDEHWRAGGIMLQSMPKASPFAAQSEGSGEVLQASDLVSGDQEENWNRATILLNTVEALELIGPSVSPADLLIRLFHEEQPRVFDVQAVRFGCTCSEDRVRQSLSIYSAKDIGTMTNEDGRVTADCQFCSAHYDLDPASVGFEAETPSGE from the coding sequence GCGCGGCCGCGTTGCGCGGCTGGACGGCGTGCTGGATGGCATCCTGAAACAGCATGATTACCCGCCGGTGGTTGAGGCGCTGGTCGCTGAAATGGCGCTGTTGACGGCACTGATCGGGCAGACGATTTCCCTGCGCTGGAAGCTGTCGTTGCAGGTGCAGTCAAAGGGCGCTGTGCGGATGATCGCGACCGACTATTACGCACCGCAAAAAGAAGGCGAAATCGGCCGGATCCGTGCCTATGCAAGCTTCGACCGGGACCGGATTACCGATAGCAACCCCTTTGATCAGGTTGGCGAAGGGTACTTTGCTATCATGATCGACCAAGGCCAGGGTACCAAGCCGTACCAGGGCATCACACCATTGTCCGGCGGATCGCTGCGCGCCTGTGCCGAGGCTTATTTTGCGCAATCCGAACAGCTGCCGACCATGTTCAAGATGAGCTTTGGAAAATCATCCGAGCCTGGAGTTGACGAGCATTGGCGCGCGGGGGGCATCATGCTGCAGAGCATGCCCAAAGCGTCCCCCTTTGCTGCGCAAAGCGAAGGGTCAGGTGAAGTTTTACAGGCCAGCGATCTGGTGTCCGGTGATCAGGAGGAAAACTGGAATCGGGCCACTATCCTGTTGAATACCGTGGAGGCATTGGAGCTGATCGGACCGTCTGTGTCCCCGGCTGATCTGTTGATCCGATTGTTTCACGAGGAACAACCGCGGGTCTTTGATGTCCAGGCGGTCCGTTTCGGCTGCACCTGCTCCGAAGACCGAGTACGCCAAAGCCTGTCGATCTATTCGGCCAAGGACATTGGCACCATGACAAACGAAGATGGCCGGGTTACGGCGGATTGCCAGTTCTGCAGCGCGCATTACGATTTGGACCCGGCAAGCGTGGGGTTTGAAGCGGAAACCCCGTCCGGTGAGTGA